A genomic window from Silene latifolia isolate original U9 population chromosome Y, ASM4854445v1, whole genome shotgun sequence includes:
- the LOC141627984 gene encoding uncharacterized protein LOC141627984: MDEQAIRDVEQITGMKRGTVPFTYLGVTVSPKSLSIQDCQCLVDKVVTRIRGIGSRKLSYEGRVVLIKAVLSTLHCYWARIFILPKIVVSKIESVCISYLWHGSDHKKSPSLVVWDQVCTPRKQGGLGVRDFHVWNLATIGKYAWWVANKEDHLWVRWVHAVYTKISSLWDYTPGFGCSWAWRKICQVKQLIKPYLLSLSSEEHYAIKAGYQWFKPDGGKVHWYPWMLNEWIIPKQQFICWLIAHKRLLTQDRLIRMGVIQSNTCFLCGLQEENLDHLFFECPFSSHSRKLVGDWCRFQIPQQNCIRWWIELRQAAACKKKVLAMVLAGLMYHVWQCRNRCRV, translated from the coding sequence atggatgAGCAAGCTATCAGGGATGTGGAACAAATTACTGGGATGAAAAGAGGGACAGTGCCCTTCACTTATTTAGGGGTCACTGTTTCTCCTAAAAGTCTCTCTATTCAGGACTGTCAATGTTTGGTTGATAAGGTGGTGACTAGAATTAGGGGGATAGGATCCAGAAAGCTCTCATATGAAGGAAGGGTAGTACTCATTAAAGCAGTTTTAAGTACTCTCCACTGCTATTGGGCTAGGATCTTCATCCTACCAAAGATTGTGGTATCCAAGATTGAATCTGTTTGCATAAGTTACTTATGGCATGGCAGTGATCATAAAAAGAGCCCCTCCCTTGTTGTCTGGGATCAAGTTTGTACACCCAGAAAGCAAGGTGGTCTGGGTGTGAGGGACTTTCATGTGTGGAACTTGGCCACTATAGGTAAGTATGCTTGGTGGGTTGCAAATAAGGAAGACCACTTGTGGGTGAGGTGGGTGCATGCTGTGTACACTAAAATCTCGTCCTTGTGGGATTATACACCTGGCTTTGGCTGCAGTTGGGCCTGGAGAAAGATATGCCAGGTTAAGCAGCTTAttaaaccttatttattatcTCTTTCTAGTGAGGAGCATTATGCTATAAAAGCGGGTTATCAGTGGTTTAAGCCTGATGGAGGGAAGGTACACTGGTATCCTTGGATGCTGAATGAGTGGATTATTCCAAAACAACAGTTTATTTGTTGGTTGATAGCTCATAAGAGATTGCTGACCCAAGACAGATTGATTAGAATGGGAGTTATTCAAAGCAATACTTGTTTCTTGTGTGGCCTGCAGGAGGAAAACTTGGATCATCTATTTTTTGAGTGTCCGTTTAGCAGTCATTCCAGGAAACTGGTTGGGGACTGGTGCAGGTTTCAGATTCCACAGCAGAATTGCATCAGATGGTGGATTGAGCTCAGACAGGCTGCTGCTTGTAAGAAAAAAGTGCTTGCTATGGTGTTGGCAGGACTGATGTACCATGTCTGGCAGTGCAGAAATAGGTGTCGAGTGTAG